In Phragmites australis chromosome 24, lpPhrAust1.1, whole genome shotgun sequence, the following are encoded in one genomic region:
- the LOC133907091 gene encoding uncharacterized protein LOC133907091 isoform X1 — MGKRGHRRSASQDEDNVGCVWGLMRMLYFRRDPKLLLDTKQLSGRHTFREINDRGHSTKRSRDFDEIEEDGNIEECTSQKPSVKNLMEDELGKVKLLKKIPNDEVQRRLPNLGNDVSLDARSKHTNKPTENSFHHTGISAPLSLSVDSEVLTHAEEYDLQSALASFLGEIYSCHNECPHGDCKNKNELCPSLKSLIYKKVNDLNNLPHDIDHGQSQESNDQKLLDQNSLSNTMAAQSKQFKDALEILSSNKELFLKLLQKPNPHIVDNIQKHQNRAVTAGLEPNKIPGQTNFVGGRRGSNQHPLATKEQAKEGKYMFFWRKDKSNRRQMPETTNGAQTVSKIVILKPNPERRIGQKATTSARSLHQEPCASHAPECSGREASKFSIKEVKKRFRIVTGGSRRERNAAPAEDLQRDPRRLKDSVIAIKKDFIHLPEGSLADKSASNFKNDIRPLISSKQRQQIGNISEINCQTVAPKDASIFYEEAKRHLSEMLKDNDRSVNYPAVQAPKSLEGILSVPHCNVSTPRSMPREKDCLYLLPEETDVCLVCKVEREECTQERSQSQDDLGSIACCTSEAADDQDTVQEGYCMNEAQKGPRDVTDEPDIMYIEEIGKLDCGERIRNTQCISAEQGRDDAQQEILEETEQGKDHVKMSLNSPESIVEKLEQQELQTPEPRASTKVIPQGSPEQSNEKQEKPSPVSVLESFFEDVDSPGCINTKECELHEDLHRTYFPDYESDVKVLWEHKNVRLDFIKLVLELSELCAEQNLEVWYLEDELISPCLFEELQNQGDQIDDLKLMFDCICEALTEIQERYFRLSSWLSFLKHDIRTPPTGENLVTEVDRYVYGYIQNSLPSTLEQIIKRDLEVQTWMNIRSKTEGIIVEIWEFVLDELIDEAVFDLWI, encoded by the exons AACATAGAAGAATGCACTTCGCAGAAACCAAGCGTCAAAAACCTTATGGAGGATGAACTGGGAAAAGTAAAGCTATTGAAGAAAATTCCAAATGATGAGGTTCAAAGAAGATTACCTAACCTGGGAAATGATGTCTCTCTTGATGCGAGATCAAAGCATACAAATAAACCAACAGAGAACTCATTTCACCACACAGGCATCTCTGCACCTTTGTCTTTATCAGTGGATTCTGAGGTCTTGACTCATGCTGAAGAATATGATCTTCAATCTGCCCTGGCAAGTTTCCTAGGTGAAATCTATAGCTGCCACAATGAATGCCCACACGGTGATTGCAAGAATAAGAATGAATTGTGTCCTTCACTGAAGTCCCTAATCTATAAAAAGGTCAATGATTTGAACAATCTTCCTCACGATATTGATCATGGGCAATCTCAAGAGAGCAACGATCAAAAGCTATTGGACCAGAATAGTCTTTCTAACACCATGGCAGCTCAATCCAAACAATTCAAGGATGCATTGGAGATACTAAGTTCAAACAAGGAACTTTTCCTGAAGCTGCTTCAGAAACCAAATCCACATATAGTAGACAACATCCAAAAGCACCAAAACAGGGCGGTAACAGCTGGGTTAGAGCCCAATAAAATTCCTGGACAAACTAACTTTGTTGGAGGGAGAAGAGGCTCAAATCAGCATCCGTTGGCTACAAAAGAGCAGGCTAAAGAGGGCAAATATATGTTCTTCTGGAGGAAGGATAAATCAAATAGAAGACAGATGCCCGAGACAACTAACGGAGCTCAGACTGTTAGCAAAATAGTTATTCTAAAGCCAAATCCAGAAAGAAGAATTGGTCAGAAAGCGACCACTAGTGCAAGATCGTTACATCAAGAACCTTGTGCGTCGCATGCTCCTGAATGCAGCGGAAGGGAAGCCTCAAAGTTTTCAATTAAGGAAGTCAAGAAAAGATTCAGAATTGTGACTGGTGGGAGTAGAAGAGAAAGAAATGCGGCACCTGCAGAAGACCTTCAAAGAGACCCACGTAGGCTCAAAGATTCTGTTATTGCAATTAAGAAGGATTTTATACATCTCCCGGAAGGGAGCTTGGCAGACAAATCTGCATCAAATTTTAAGAATGACATCAGACCTTTGATCAGCAGCAAGCAAAGGCAACAAATTGGCAACATAAGTGAAATAAATTGTCAAACAGTAGCACCGAAAGATGCATCTATCTTCTATGAGGAGGCCAAGAGGCATTTATCTGAGATGCTAAAAGATAATGATCGATCTGTCAACTATCCAGCAGTTCAAGCCCCAAAGTCCTTGGAAGGAATTCTTTCTGTCCCTCATTGCAATGTGTCAACCCCTAGGAGTATGCCGAGGGAAAAGGACTGCCTTTATCTCTTACCTGAAGAGACAGATgtttgccttgtgtgcaaggtTGAGAGAGAAGAATGCACACAAGAGAGAAGCCAATCACAGGACGACTTAGGAAGCATTGCATGCTGTACTAGTGAAGCAGCTGATGATCAGGATACAGTtcaggaaggatattgcatgaATGAAGCACAAAAAG GACCCAGAGATGTTACAGATGAACCAGACATCATGTATATTGAAGAAATTGGTAAATTGGATTGTGGTGAAAGAATTCGCAACACACAGTGCATTTCAGCAGAACAAGGCAGAGATGACGCACAGCAG GAAATACTAGAAGAAACAGAACAAGGAAAAGATCATGTTAAAATGTCCCTGAACTCTCCTGAGAGCATAGTTGAAAAGTTAGAGCAGCAAGAGCTGCAAACACCAGAACCAAGAGCATCAACCAAAGTAATCCCACAGGGTTCTCCTGAGCAAAGCAATGAAAAGCAAGAAAAGCCCAGTCCTGTATCTGTTCTTGAGTCATTCTTTGAAGATGTTGACAGTCCTGGCTGCATAAATACTAAAGAAT GCGAGCTGCATGAAGATCTCCATAGGACCTATTTCCCAGATTATGAATCAGATGTAAAGGTCCTTTGGGAGCACAAGAATGTCAGGTTGGATTTTATAAAGCTGGTACTGGAGCTCTCAGAATTATGTGCAGAACAAAATTTAGAGGTATGGTACCTAGAGGATGAATTAATCAGCCCTTGCTTGTTTGAAGAATTACAGAATCAAGGTGATCAAATTGATGATCTGAAGCTTATGTTTGATTGTATCTGTGAAGCTCTAACAGAGATCCAAGAGAGATATTTTAGACTCTCTTCTTGGTTATCTTTTCTAAAACACGACATACGGACACCTCCAACAGGAGAAAACCTCGTCACAGAAGTTGATAGATATGTTTACGGGTATATCCAAAATAGTCTTCCAAGTACATTAGAACAGATAATTAAGAGGGATTTGGAAGTTCAGACATGGATGAACATTAGATCAAAAACTGAAGGGATTATTGTGGAAATATGGGAGTTTGTATTGGACGAGTTGATAGATGAGGCCGTCTTTGATTTGTGGATTTGA
- the LOC133907091 gene encoding uncharacterized protein LOC133907091 isoform X2, whose product MNIEECTSQKPSVKNLMEDELGKVKLLKKIPNDEVQRRLPNLGNDVSLDARSKHTNKPTENSFHHTGISAPLSLSVDSEVLTHAEEYDLQSALASFLGEIYSCHNECPHGDCKNKNELCPSLKSLIYKKVNDLNNLPHDIDHGQSQESNDQKLLDQNSLSNTMAAQSKQFKDALEILSSNKELFLKLLQKPNPHIVDNIQKHQNRAVTAGLEPNKIPGQTNFVGGRRGSNQHPLATKEQAKEGKYMFFWRKDKSNRRQMPETTNGAQTVSKIVILKPNPERRIGQKATTSARSLHQEPCASHAPECSGREASKFSIKEVKKRFRIVTGGSRRERNAAPAEDLQRDPRRLKDSVIAIKKDFIHLPEGSLADKSASNFKNDIRPLISSKQRQQIGNISEINCQTVAPKDASIFYEEAKRHLSEMLKDNDRSVNYPAVQAPKSLEGILSVPHCNVSTPRSMPREKDCLYLLPEETDVCLVCKVEREECTQERSQSQDDLGSIACCTSEAADDQDTVQEGYCMNEAQKGPRDVTDEPDIMYIEEIGKLDCGERIRNTQCISAEQGRDDAQQEILEETEQGKDHVKMSLNSPESIVEKLEQQELQTPEPRASTKVIPQGSPEQSNEKQEKPSPVSVLESFFEDVDSPGCINTKECELHEDLHRTYFPDYESDVKVLWEHKNVRLDFIKLVLELSELCAEQNLEVWYLEDELISPCLFEELQNQGDQIDDLKLMFDCICEALTEIQERYFRLSSWLSFLKHDIRTPPTGENLVTEVDRYVYGYIQNSLPSTLEQIIKRDLEVQTWMNIRSKTEGIIVEIWEFVLDELIDEAVFDLWI is encoded by the exons AACATAGAAGAATGCACTTCGCAGAAACCAAGCGTCAAAAACCTTATGGAGGATGAACTGGGAAAAGTAAAGCTATTGAAGAAAATTCCAAATGATGAGGTTCAAAGAAGATTACCTAACCTGGGAAATGATGTCTCTCTTGATGCGAGATCAAAGCATACAAATAAACCAACAGAGAACTCATTTCACCACACAGGCATCTCTGCACCTTTGTCTTTATCAGTGGATTCTGAGGTCTTGACTCATGCTGAAGAATATGATCTTCAATCTGCCCTGGCAAGTTTCCTAGGTGAAATCTATAGCTGCCACAATGAATGCCCACACGGTGATTGCAAGAATAAGAATGAATTGTGTCCTTCACTGAAGTCCCTAATCTATAAAAAGGTCAATGATTTGAACAATCTTCCTCACGATATTGATCATGGGCAATCTCAAGAGAGCAACGATCAAAAGCTATTGGACCAGAATAGTCTTTCTAACACCATGGCAGCTCAATCCAAACAATTCAAGGATGCATTGGAGATACTAAGTTCAAACAAGGAACTTTTCCTGAAGCTGCTTCAGAAACCAAATCCACATATAGTAGACAACATCCAAAAGCACCAAAACAGGGCGGTAACAGCTGGGTTAGAGCCCAATAAAATTCCTGGACAAACTAACTTTGTTGGAGGGAGAAGAGGCTCAAATCAGCATCCGTTGGCTACAAAAGAGCAGGCTAAAGAGGGCAAATATATGTTCTTCTGGAGGAAGGATAAATCAAATAGAAGACAGATGCCCGAGACAACTAACGGAGCTCAGACTGTTAGCAAAATAGTTATTCTAAAGCCAAATCCAGAAAGAAGAATTGGTCAGAAAGCGACCACTAGTGCAAGATCGTTACATCAAGAACCTTGTGCGTCGCATGCTCCTGAATGCAGCGGAAGGGAAGCCTCAAAGTTTTCAATTAAGGAAGTCAAGAAAAGATTCAGAATTGTGACTGGTGGGAGTAGAAGAGAAAGAAATGCGGCACCTGCAGAAGACCTTCAAAGAGACCCACGTAGGCTCAAAGATTCTGTTATTGCAATTAAGAAGGATTTTATACATCTCCCGGAAGGGAGCTTGGCAGACAAATCTGCATCAAATTTTAAGAATGACATCAGACCTTTGATCAGCAGCAAGCAAAGGCAACAAATTGGCAACATAAGTGAAATAAATTGTCAAACAGTAGCACCGAAAGATGCATCTATCTTCTATGAGGAGGCCAAGAGGCATTTATCTGAGATGCTAAAAGATAATGATCGATCTGTCAACTATCCAGCAGTTCAAGCCCCAAAGTCCTTGGAAGGAATTCTTTCTGTCCCTCATTGCAATGTGTCAACCCCTAGGAGTATGCCGAGGGAAAAGGACTGCCTTTATCTCTTACCTGAAGAGACAGATgtttgccttgtgtgcaaggtTGAGAGAGAAGAATGCACACAAGAGAGAAGCCAATCACAGGACGACTTAGGAAGCATTGCATGCTGTACTAGTGAAGCAGCTGATGATCAGGATACAGTtcaggaaggatattgcatgaATGAAGCACAAAAAG GACCCAGAGATGTTACAGATGAACCAGACATCATGTATATTGAAGAAATTGGTAAATTGGATTGTGGTGAAAGAATTCGCAACACACAGTGCATTTCAGCAGAACAAGGCAGAGATGACGCACAGCAG GAAATACTAGAAGAAACAGAACAAGGAAAAGATCATGTTAAAATGTCCCTGAACTCTCCTGAGAGCATAGTTGAAAAGTTAGAGCAGCAAGAGCTGCAAACACCAGAACCAAGAGCATCAACCAAAGTAATCCCACAGGGTTCTCCTGAGCAAAGCAATGAAAAGCAAGAAAAGCCCAGTCCTGTATCTGTTCTTGAGTCATTCTTTGAAGATGTTGACAGTCCTGGCTGCATAAATACTAAAGAAT GCGAGCTGCATGAAGATCTCCATAGGACCTATTTCCCAGATTATGAATCAGATGTAAAGGTCCTTTGGGAGCACAAGAATGTCAGGTTGGATTTTATAAAGCTGGTACTGGAGCTCTCAGAATTATGTGCAGAACAAAATTTAGAGGTATGGTACCTAGAGGATGAATTAATCAGCCCTTGCTTGTTTGAAGAATTACAGAATCAAGGTGATCAAATTGATGATCTGAAGCTTATGTTTGATTGTATCTGTGAAGCTCTAACAGAGATCCAAGAGAGATATTTTAGACTCTCTTCTTGGTTATCTTTTCTAAAACACGACATACGGACACCTCCAACAGGAGAAAACCTCGTCACAGAAGTTGATAGATATGTTTACGGGTATATCCAAAATAGTCTTCCAAGTACATTAGAACAGATAATTAAGAGGGATTTGGAAGTTCAGACATGGATGAACATTAGATCAAAAACTGAAGGGATTATTGTGGAAATATGGGAGTTTGTATTGGACGAGTTGATAGATGAGGCCGTCTTTGATTTGTGGATTTGA